The Rhinopithecus roxellana isolate Shanxi Qingling chromosome 13, ASM756505v1, whole genome shotgun sequence genome contains a region encoding:
- the MCHR1 gene encoding melanin-concentrating hormone receptor 1: MSVRAAKEGVGRAVGLGGSSGCQAAEEDPLPDCGACAPGQGGRRWRLPQPAWVEGSSARLWEQATGTGWMDLEASLLPTGPNTSNTSDGPDNLTSAGSPPRSGSVSYINIIMPSVFGTICLLGIIGNSTVIFAVVKKSKLHWCNNVPDIFIINLSVVDLLFLLGMPFMIHQLMGNGVWHFGETMCTLITAMDANSQFTSTYILTAMAIDRYLATVHPISSTKFRKPSVATLVICLLWALSFISITPVWLYARLIPFPGGAVGCGIRLPNPDTDLYWFTLYQFFLAFALPFVVITAAYVRILQRMTSSVAPASQRSIRLRTKRVTRTAIAICLVFFVCWAPYYVLQLTQLSISRPTLTFVYLYNAAISLGYANSCLNPFVYIVLCETFRKRLVLSVKPAAQGQLRTVSNAQTADEERTESKGT; the protein is encoded by the exons ATGTCAGTGAGAGCCGCGAAGGAGGGAGTAGGGAGGGCAGTTGGGCTTGGAGGCAGCAGTGGCTGCCAGGCTGCCGAGGAAGACCCCCTTCCCGACTGCGGGGCTTGTGCTCCTGGACAAGGTGGCAGGCGCTGGAGGCTGCCGCAGCCTGCGTGGGTGGAGGGGAGCTCAGCTCGGTTGTGGGAGCAGGCGACCGGCACTGGCTGGATGGACCTGGAAGCCTCGCTGCTGCCCACTGGTCCCAACACCAGCAACACCTCTGATGGCCCCGATAACCTCACCTCAGCAG GATCACCTCCTCGCTCAGGGAGTGTCTCCTACATCAACATCATCATGCCTTCGGTGTTCGGCACCATCTGCCTCCTGGGCATCATCGGGAACTCCACGGTCATCTTCGCGGTTGTGAAGAAGTCCAAGCTGCACTGGTGCAACAATGTCCCCGACATCTTCATCATCAACCTCTCGGTGGTGGatctcctctttctcctgggCATGCCCTTCATGATCCACCAGCTCATGGGCAATGGGGTGTGGCACTTTGGGGAGACCATGTGCACCCTCATCACGGCCATGGATGCCAATAGTCAGTTCACCAGCACCTACATCTTGACCGCCATGGCCATTGACCGCTACCTGGCCACCGTCCACCCCATCTCTTCCACGAAGTTCCGGAAGCCCTCTGTGGCCACCCTGGTGATCTGCCTCCTGTGGGCCCTCTCCTTCATCAGCATCACCCCCGTGTGGCTGTATGCCAGACTCATCCCCTTCCCAGGAGGTGCAGTGGGCTGCGGCATCCGCCTGCCCAACCCGGACACTGACCTTTACTGGTTCACCCTGTACCAGTTTTTCCTGGCCTTTGCCCTGCCCTTTGTGGTCATCACGGCCGCATACGTGAGGATCCTGCAGCGCATGACGTCCTCAGTGGCCCCCGCCTCCCAGCGCAGCATCCGGCTGCGGACAAAGAGGGTGACCCGCACAGCCATCGCCATCTGCCTGGTCTTCTTTGTGTGCTGGGCACCCTACTATGTGCTACAGCTGACCCAGTTGTCCATCAGCCGCCCGACCCTCACCTTTGTCTACCTGTACAATGCGGCCATCAGCTTGGGCTACGCCAACAGCTGCCTCAACCCCTTTGTGTACATCGTGCTCTGCGAGACGTTCCGCAAACGCTTGGTCCTTTCGGTGAAGCCTGCAGCCCAGGGGCAGCTTCGCACTGTCAGCAACGCTCAGACGGCTGACGAGGAGAGGACAGAAAGCAAAGGTACCTGA